CGCCAGGTGAAACAGCGCCTCCAAGGAGGGCGTCGTGTGGCTGCCGGTGCCGCCACGGGCGGCGAGTGCGAGGGGTACCACTTCTCGTGGGTGACCGAGAAGCGGCGCGGTAGTGGACATACCGTCTGCCAGCACGAATCCACCGAGCGCGCGGTCGCCGGCAGCTTGAGCCAGCCTGAGTGCCTGGATGTAGTAACGCTGCGCCAGACTGGGCCTGCCGGTGTCCACCGTCATGAGGCCGGTGTGCTTGGCGAGTTGGGCGATGGCGGCGAAGAGGCTGCGGCCGACTGTCTCCGTGTAGGTGCCTGAGAGTAGTCCGGAGACGAATACGTTGAGGTAGTGCACCGCGACAGAACGCGTGTGGCCGCCGCCGAAGCTGCGGTCGAGTCCGGACAGCGCCAGGGTCGTCTCCCGCACCGCCTCCACGTCGGCGAGGTGCACCTGTGAGCCGCCCTCGCGGGAGACCTCCGCGTCGCATGCCGTGATGAGCCAGTCGCGGCTGGGGCCGATCAAGGTGGAGACCGCCACCGTAGGGCCGAACACCAGGCCCCGGGGGTCGGCGTCGCAGGACCAGAGTTCGCATGCCGACTGGATGGCCTCGCCCAGATCTGGTGCGAATTTCAGACCGACGTTACTTGCCAGGCTTTTCCCGTACGCCATTCCGATCTCGTCCAGCGATACGGTACGGTCGAGTTTCTCGCTGAGTACTTCGGCGATAATCACGGCCGTGCGGATTCGAGGACGCTGACCCCGTACCCACCGGCTCACGGAGGTCTTGTCGTGACGCAGGTTGAGTCCGCGCTGGCTGCCCCGGATGTTCACTCGCCGAGCGAGTCCGGCATTCGAGATCCCCGCCTCATGCAACAGGGCCTCAAGTCTCTGATTCGGCTCACGAGAAACGACTTTACGGGCAGCCATCTTTTTCCTTTCAAAGAACCCCTGAGCGGAACGGCAGTGCCGTCACTCAACGAGGAAATTTGACCAAGCAGCCCCGTGCGAGAACCTAGACCTCCTGCAGGTATTCTTGTGTTTCCGCTGTCGCCTGGCAAGCGCGCCAAGTGGTGAACCGGAATCGAAGACGCATGTACCGGCGCGCAAGTAGCATTTGGGAAAGAAACGTTCCCTCGCGCACCAGTTTTCACCTTCTCATTGGTTATTCTTTTGAAATACAGTGTCCGTGGGGGCGCGCGGCACGATGAACGCGGGCCGGCACGTTCGCTGCACCGGTCGCGTTGCCGGGCGCGTTCGTGCAGGGCGGTCTCGTGGCGGCGGTGGTGTGGGTCGGCTGTGGGCGCCGCTCGGCCCATCGATCACGGCGAGCGGCGCCCGGTCAGCGAGGGTTCAGTAGACGGTGACGTCGTTGTCGATGTTGCCGACGGTGAAGTTGATCAGGCTGCCGCAGGCGAGGGCGCAGAAGCCGTAGGGCGGTGTGGGGGGTGTGGGGGAGGAGGAGATCACGACGGTGGTTTGGTCGTTGGAGGCGGCGCAGTTGTCGTTGCCGTTGTAGGCGGCGGTGATGGTGTGGGTGCCTGTGGTGGCGAAGTTGGTGTCGTAGGTTGCGGTGCCGTCGGGGGCGACGGGGACGGTGGCGAGGAGGTCGGGGCCGTCGAAGAAGGACACGCCCAGACCGCCGCTGGGGTCCTCCGGGCAACTGACCGTCGCCTCCAGTTCCACAGGTGCCCCGACGGCTGCGGTTGAGGGTGTTGCGGTGACCGAGGTGGTCGAGGGCTCCAGGGCTGCGGCCGGGGAGGCCAGACCGATGACTGCGGCCAGTGCGCAGAAGAGCGCTGCCTTCCAGAATGTCCATCGCTGCCAACGACTCACTGGTAGGGCTCCCTTGAACTGGGGGTTTTGCGGGCTTGTTGACCCGCCGGACAGCCGAGGACCGTAGTCGCCGCTGCGGTGACGGCACGGAAGGCGCTCGGGAGGAGGTCCACTTGGATCACACGGAACACCCCACCGGAGGAAGCTCTCCTTCCCCCGTGCTTTCCGGTTCTACCTATCTTCGACCGGAACGACCTGGTGCAGCCGGACGAGGATGTTGATCAGCTCAGATGTATCTATATGTCCCAACAGTCACGCGGATGTAACTCGTTTGGGTGATGTGTCGCTCATATTCTTGCACTCGTTTCACCCGAGTGGCTCAATGGCTATATCCGCCACAGGTGGATCGTTCATCTCTCCGTGGGGGCATCGGCGCGGCAGTACCGCGATTCCCTTCACACCTCGGCTCGGCAGCCCGGTCACGGGCGTACCGGGCGTAGTGATCCGATCACCCCTCTGCGTCTCTGCTTCCGCACGCGGCACCGGTCCGGATGCGGCGGCACAACTCATTCCTCAAAGGAGGACTCCATGGCCCCCTTCATCACGTCTATCAGCCCCACCCAGGGCACGGCCGGCACCTCGGTGACCATCACCGGTACCGGGTTCGGCGCCCTGGCCAGCACGCCGGTCGTCCACTTCGGCAGCACGACCGTGACCGGCACGGTCACGGTCGCCAACACCCAGGTCAGCGTCACCGCCCCCGGCGGCTGCGCCGGGCAGGTCAACGTCAGCGTGACCGTGGGCAGCTCCACCAGCAACAGCAGGGCGTTCTTCTACATCGCCGCCCCCGCCGTCGCGGCCCTCAGCGCCAACGTCGGCCCCGACACCTCCCCGCCGGCCAGCACCCTGTACGGCAGCGGATTAGCTGCCGCCACGGCAGTCACCTTCGGCGCCGCCGGTGCCGGCACCCTCGGCGCCGTCGTCAGCGACTCCCAGCGCTCCGCCACCCCGCCCTCCTTCGCCGTCACCGGCACCCCGGTCACCGTCGACGTCACGGTGACCAACCCGGGCGGGACCAGCACCATCACCGGAGCCGCCGACCAGTACACCTACTACGACCAGCCAACGGCCACGACCATCAGTCCCAGTACCGGGTCGCCGGGAGACACCGGCGTCCTCATCACCGGCACCGGCTTCTACGAGGTCAGTGCAGTGACTTTCACCGACCCCGCAGGCCCCACCGACTACCCCGCCAGCTTCGCCGCTACCAGCGACACCCAGCTGATCGTGACGGTCCCCTCCGGCGCCCCGACGGCAACGGCACTCGACGTGACCGTCACCAACCCCGGCGGCACCACCACCCCCGCACTGGTCTTCAACACCTGACCGCACCACGTCACGCGTGTGTGCCATGGGCGACCAGGGCACACACGCCCCACCCCGAACCGGGCAGCGACGACTCACACGCAGCATGCTCACAGCGCCCGGACGACAGAGAAGCGAGAAAGGCCCTTCCATGGCACCGGTGATCAGCGCACTCAATCCCACCCAGGGCCCCGCCGCCGGTGGCAACCAGGTCACCATCTCCGGCAGTTCCTTCATCGGCGCCACCGCCGTCCGCTTCGGCACGAACTCCGCAGCTTTCGGGGTCGTCAGCAACTCCCAGATCACAGCCTTCCCGCCCCCGGGCTCCGGGGCCGTGACCGTGCGGGTGACCTCACCGAGCGGAACGAGCAACGGCGTCACGTACACCTACGTCCCCGCACCGGTCCTCACCAGCCTCGCGCCCGGCCAGGGGCCGACGAGCGGCGGGAACCCGGTGATACTCACCGGCACCGGATTCACCGGCGCCAGCACAGTCCAATTCGGCGCCGCCTCCGCCGTCTTCACCGTCAACAGCAGCACACAGATCACCGCCACCGCACCCGCCGGCTCGGGCTCCGTCGCCGTGACAGTGACGACACCCGGCGGCACCAGCAACAGCCTCACCTACACCTACGTCACGGCAGCGGCGCCCGTCGTCATCGACCTCGGCTCCCACTTCGGCCCCACCGCCGGCGGCAACAGCGTCACCATCCTCGGGGCCGGCCTGACCGGCGCCACCGCCGTCCACTTCGGTGCCCAGGCCGCAGGCTTCACCGTCGTGGGCGACAACCAGATCACGGCTACCGCGCCGGCCGGCACCGGCACCGTGGTGGTCACCGTCACCACACCCGGAGGCACCAGCAGCACCGGGATCGGCAACCCGTACTACACCTACGTGGCGCAGCCCGCCCTCACCAGCCTCGCCCCCGACACCGGCCCCGCCACCGGCGGCACCGGCGTCACCATCAACGGCACCGCCCTCACCTACACCGACAAGGTCTTCTTCGGCGCCACCCTCGCCACCTTCGCCGCCATCTCCGACACCATCGTCCTGGCCACCGCACCGCCCGGCGCCGGAAGCGTCCCCGTCACCGTCCACAGCCCCGGCGGCACCAGCAATCCCCTCACCTACACCTACCAATGACCAACCGGCCACCTTCTCCGGCAAGGGCCTGCCGACCCAGGCGCCTGCGGGATGGGCGAAGCGGGTTCGTCGATCACCGCTGCGGGGCGGGCCGTGCGTGGGTCAGCTCGCGTGCGGGTACGCGACCATCGTGCGCGACGCCTCGTCCCAGAAGAGACCGAAGCCGGCGGTGTCGCCGAAGGGGAAGTCGATGGTGACGTCGTCGAACTCCTCGATCTTGCCGGTCCTCATGTCGAGTTGCACCGGATCCTCCGAGGAGATGAACCCCTCGGAGCCGATGGCGTTTCCGTACACCACGCCCTCGTCGGTGGCGAGCTGGAACTCGACCGCGTTGGTGCTGTCGGTGCGCTCGTAGCAGACGCCTGTGCCCTCTTCCAGGTCGAACACCCGGCCCCCGTGGGCGAGATACCGGCCGTTGGCCGACAGGTGGTGGTCGCCGGGGGTGGTGTCTCCCTCGCAGCGGACCGTGGCGAGCGTCTTGCCGGAGGAGCTGTCGACGGCGCTCCACACGATCGCCTCGGAGTTCCGCTCCTGGCCCCAGTCGACGACGAGGAGGTCGTCCGAGATGACCTGGACGCGGGACGGCTCCCCCGGGGCTACTCCCTTCGGCCGGAGGTCGGCGG
The Streptomyces sp. CNQ-509 DNA segment above includes these coding regions:
- a CDS encoding IPT/TIG domain-containing protein; its protein translation is MAPFITSISPTQGTAGTSVTITGTGFGALASTPVVHFGSTTVTGTVTVANTQVSVTAPGGCAGQVNVSVTVGSSTSNSRAFFYIAAPAVAALSANVGPDTSPPASTLYGSGLAAATAVTFGAAGAGTLGAVVSDSQRSATPPSFAVTGTPVTVDVTVTNPGGTSTITGAADQYTYYDQPTATTISPSTGSPGDTGVLITGTGFYEVSAVTFTDPAGPTDYPASFAATSDTQLIVTVPSGAPTATALDVTVTNPGGTTTPALVFNT
- a CDS encoding IPT/TIG domain-containing protein is translated as MAPVISALNPTQGPAAGGNQVTISGSSFIGATAVRFGTNSAAFGVVSNSQITAFPPPGSGAVTVRVTSPSGTSNGVTYTYVPAPVLTSLAPGQGPTSGGNPVILTGTGFTGASTVQFGAASAVFTVNSSTQITATAPAGSGSVAVTVTTPGGTSNSLTYTYVTAAAPVVIDLGSHFGPTAGGNSVTILGAGLTGATAVHFGAQAAGFTVVGDNQITATAPAGTGTVVVTVTTPGGTSSTGIGNPYYTYVAQPALTSLAPDTGPATGGTGVTINGTALTYTDKVFFGATLATFAAISDTIVLATAPPGAGSVPVTVHSPGGTSNPLTYTYQ
- a CDS encoding Ig-like domain-containing protein, translating into MSRWQRWTFWKAALFCALAAVIGLASPAAALEPSTTSVTATPSTAAVGAPVELEATVSCPEDPSGGLGVSFFDGPDLLATVPVAPDGTATYDTNFATTGTHTITAAYNGNDNCAASNDQTTVVISSSPTPPTPPYGFCALACGSLINFTVGNIDNDVTVY
- a CDS encoding helix-turn-helix transcriptional regulator → MAARKVVSREPNQRLEALLHEAGISNAGLARRVNIRGSQRGLNLRHDKTSVSRWVRGQRPRIRTAVIIAEVLSEKLDRTVSLDEIGMAYGKSLASNVGLKFAPDLGEAIQSACELWSCDADPRGLVFGPTVAVSTLIGPSRDWLITACDAEVSREGGSQVHLADVEAVRETTLALSGLDRSFGGGHTRSVAVHYLNVFVSGLLSGTYTETVGRSLFAAIAQLAKHTGLMTVDTGRPSLAQRYYIQALRLAQAAGDRALGGFVLADGMSTTAPLLGHPREVVPLALAARGGTGSHTTPSLEALFHLAEARGHALLGDAFSCERSADLALETFDDTSADGEHEWLADFTAAHLADGLAHCYRDLGRPAESARWAQTALDGLPRRDVRRRAIDLLLLATARAEAGEVTEGCHHALRALELLGGLRSHLGMGYLSDFRGRLQRNRDSEAQRAFEARMADSATTLGRQREGEARAVETDLGRWHVADACPAPQTPATR